Sequence from the Burkholderia sp. GAS332 genome:
TCCTACGGGCGGTCTCGGCATGAACACCGGCGTTGGCGACGCCATCGATCTTGCCTGGAAGTTGGCCGCCACGCTGCAAGGGTGGGGCGGACCCGGATTGCTGGCCTCCTACGAAGCTGAGCGGCGCCAGATTGGCGAGCGGGTCGTCGGTGCATCGCGCTACGCGTCGCTAGGATACCGCGCCTGGTTGGCGGCGGTGCGCCGGGGCATCGGAGACGATACGCCCGCAGGGGCGGCGGCTCGCGCTCACCTTGTCGAAGTGGCGAACGTGCAGCAGCGCAAGGCGAACGAAATGATCGGCGCAGAGCTGGGCTATCGCTATGTCGATTCACCCATTATCGACAATGTGCCGGGCGGCCCGCAGCACGATCTGCGTACTTATTTCCCCACGACCTGGCCAGGCGCGCGGCTTCCCCACATGTGGCTCAACGACGGAAGCGCCATTCAGGACCGGCTGCGGTCGGACCGCTACACGCTGATCGACGTCGTGGGTGGGCACGATGCCAGGCCGCTTCTCGCCGCGTTCGAAGCGCGCGGCGCGCCGCTCGATGTGCTGGTGGTCCCGGATTCCGCGCTTCGCACCATCTATGAGCGCGACCTTGTTCTGGTCCGGCCGGATATGCATGTCGCGTGGCGCGGCGACCGACTCCCGCAGGCCGCCGATGAGCTCGCCGCGAGGGTGATCGGACATAGCGCCACGAAACACGCATCCGGATCGATCAGCAGCCGCTGACCGAATCGGGCTGAATCGCATGGATAGGAAATCTAAACAATATTGGAGGCAGGCAAATGAGCTCACGGTTGAATCGGGCCAGAGGTGGCCATACATGGCGCCAGGTGGCTGGGGGAGCGTTCTCGTTTCTTGCGGCATTTGCGTCGAGCGCATCGCATGCGCAGAGTTCTGTCACCCTGTATGGGATCATCGATACCGGCATTGAATATGTGACAAACATCGGTCCTCAGAAGTCCAGTTCAGTGCACATGCCGTCTCTCACTGCCTCGCTACCCTCGTTGTGGGGTCTTCGTGGCAAAGAGGATCTGGGTGGTGGTCTGAGTGCGGTCTTTGTATTGGAGTCGGGTTTTTCTCCAGCACAGGGTTCGCTGAATCAAGGGGGACGTCTGTTTGGCAGGCAGGCCTATGTCGGGCTTGCGGGGCGGTGGGGCACGTTGACCCTCGGGCGGCAATATTCGCAAATTTTCTGGACAGCACTCACGGGCGACACGCTGGCGCCGAATATCTATGGCGCCGGCGATCTGGATCCCTACTTGACCCAGCCGCGCGTTGACAATTCGATCGCCTATTCCTTCACGTCGTCGGGACTGACCGTGGGCGTGACGTATTCGCTCGGACGTGACGCGGTGGATAGTGCGCCGGCCGGAGGGTGTGCCGGTCAATCGCCGACTGACTGGCGGGCCTGCAAGGCAATGTCAGCGATGGTGAAATATGATTCGGGCAAATGGGGCGTGGCGGCGGCCATCGACCGCAACTACGGTGGGGGTGGCACCGGTTCGCCCCTGCCACTTAGCTCGCAAACCGATACACGCGCCCTTATCGATGGCTATGTGAAGTTTGGTAACTCGACTATCGGCGTGGGATTCCAACATCGAATCAATCACGGAGAGCAGACGCCGACCATTTTCGACGCGACCAGCAACTACTGGTGGATCGGTGGCTCCTATTTTCCCCGTCCGGATATTGCGCTTGACGCGCAGTTCGGCCGTATCACCGTGAGCGATCGCGCCGCCGGGGGCTCCGTGATCGCCGCGCGCGCGATGTATTTATTGTCCAAGCGCACCTCGGTGTACGTCACAGCAGGGCGTGTGTTCAACCAGCGTAACGGCGCGTTCTCGATTGACGGCGGCGTGGTCCCGCCCGCATCGACGCCATTGCCAGGCGTGGATCAAACCGGTGCGATGGTGGGTATTCGCCACATGTTCTAAATGGCCCGTGGCGGCTCGATGTGTTGCATCGGACGCTTGAAGCCGCCTCGGTCACCAGGCACTCAAGCGCCTGTGCTATCCCACAGCGGGGCAAGGCCGGGCGGATTGACAATCCGGCTGCCTGCCGTCGCCAATGCGTGTATGGCTGCCATGTCCGCACTATCCAACTCAAAGTCGAATACCGCGATGTTTTCTGCCAGTCGATCGGCCCGCGTGGTTCTCGAAAGTGCCACGATGCCACGCTGTTGAACAAGCCACCGCAAAACGATCTGGGCGATGGTTTTTTCATGACGGGCCGCGATCTCCTTGAGCGTTGGGTCCGAGAACACGCGGCCAACCGCCATGCCGCAATAGCCTGTCACGGCAAGCCCAGCCTCGCGCGTGCTGTCGATGAGCAAGGACTGGTTCAGATACGGATGGTATTCGAACTGATTTGTGACCAGCGGAGCCGCCGAGAGCCGGATAGTTTCCGTCATCAGTGCACGGTTGAAATTGCTGACGCCTATGTGCCGGACCTTGCCGGCGCGCACGACCGCATTGAGCTCCCCGATCTGTTCGGCGAGCGGCACATCCGATCCACCCGGCCAGTGCAGCAGGAGTAGGTCGATGTAGTCCGTCTTGAGCTTGCGCAGGCTCTCGTTGACGGATGCATCGAAGTTCCTTGCGGAGTAGTTGCTGACCCAGACCTTGGTCGTCAGAAATACTTCGCTTCTCGCGATACCAGATGCGGCGACGCAGTCGCCGACCTCGGCCTCATTGCCGTAGATTTGCGCGGTGTCGATATGACGGAAGCCGGCACGAAGGGCTGCGGGGACCGTTCGATAGATATCGTCGCCGCTCATCGCGTAGGTGCCAAAGCCTATGGCCGGGATGGCTGCGTTACCGGCGTGGACGGTTTGCATGAACTATTCCTTGTAGACGAGCCGAACCACCTCGACAGCGGTGCGGGCAGCCGAACGACGTAACGGTCTCAATGGTGGCGAGCGGCGAAAGAAACCGGCCCCTCGACGTGTGATCTCATGGAAGCGTAAGCGATGGCACGTCCGCAAAGAAGCCTATATGTTTCGATTCAATCCATCGTCTTGGACGATAGATGAAAGTGCGATGATCGCGCCTGCGACCGTACGTCCAAAAATTGCCATGCCTTGTCTGTGTACCGGTTGTTACGCTTCCGAAGAAGTTATTTGAATGAAAGGAAGGCTGGAAAATCTGTACTGCTGATGAAGTGAGACGCTAAAAATTCAAACGTTGGTTCCTGCCGCTCGCTTGCCCCGAATCGTCTCAGCCTGCCGGTGTTGAATTCAACAATAATGAATGGGATAATATATGTTGAACCACGTGAGGCCACTCCTAGACATGTCAACACGACGACCGTCCATGGAAACCCGGGCGGTGATTTTCTGTGACTTCCATAAGGCCGAAGAATGACCAATGTGACCGCGAGGCGCGGCATTCAGTCTGTCGAGATTGCGTTCCGAATTCTTTCGGCGTTGCAGACCAGTGAGCGTGCTCTCCCTCTCAAGGAGATTGCTGCGCTGTCCGAACTGTCGCCGAGCGCGACGAGCAACTACATGATTAGTCTAGTGCGGACCGGGCTTGCGTCGCCGGACGAAAAACCGGGGTGCTACAAGCTCGGACCGGCGTCGCTTGCTTTGGGTATGAGCGCGATCAACCAGCTGGACGGATTCGATATCGTTCGTCGGGAAGTGATCGCCTTGCGTGACGCCACCCTGAGTGGCGCGGCCGTGACCGCATGGACCGAAGATGGACCGGTTAGTCTCTTTAAGCAAGAGGGGCAGACGCGCAGTATTCTCGAGCTAAGAACCGGCCTGATCCCGCTGGTCACGACCGCTGCGGGAAAGCTGTTCATTGCCTGCCTTCAGCCTGCGCGAACCGACGATCTCATCAGCCGCGAACTGTCTGCGGGACAGGAATGGAGTCCGGCTACCTTGCGGGAAGAAGCGATCGCTGAATTGCGCAATTGTGGCTTCACAACGATTCATCGCGGGGACATGGGTTACGTGTCTGTCGCGGCCCCTATCTGGGACAGGGACGGAGATCTCCGATTTGCCATCAGTCTCATCGGATCGCCCGCAACACTGAACACGGAAATTGAAAGTAAAGCGATAAAGGCGCTACTCGATAGCGCCGTTCGAACGACGGTTGCACTGGGCGGAAAGGTCCCCAGCAAAATTGGGTAGAAGCCGGGCGCCTCGATATCGATGCGCGCCGTCTGTCTCGGCGGGCGACACGCAACGGACATGTTAGGGCCTGTTATTAGCGTCAACAGGCCCTAACGCTAAGGCAGCGGCTTGCGCCTCGGCCTCCTCATTGCATCCATCCTTCCGTCAATCTGTCCCGGCTGCGGCGGCTGCCAACACGATGGAATTGAATGCCCCCGGTGCTTCAAGCTTCGGCATGTGGCCGATTGCATCGAGTACGTGGAGTGTCGAATCGTGAGCCGCCTCGTGAATCGGCCTGGCATGGTCGTCAATTGGAGCGACGCGGTCCAGGTTGCCGATAATGACGGAGATGGGCGCCTGCACCGCAGGAACGACTGACGGCGTATACGTGGAGAAGAGCATGTCCACGGCGTGCTCCCAGCCTGTAGGCGTCACCGCGTCTCTCAGCCGGGATACGACCGCGCGAACCAGGGGGCCAGCGTTCGGAGCAACCAGCGCGTTGACTACAGCGGCGCGCGCCTCGGGCGATCGTGCCGCTGCGCTTCGCATCAAGGCTTCTCGCGCCAGGTCGCGCTCCGTACCGGATAGATGTCCTCTTGCCACATTGGGCGCGCTCAATACGAGAGCGCGCGTAGCCGACGGGTACCGCGCCGCGAACGTTGCAGCGATGACACTTCCCCATGAACTGCCTACGATGGTTGCACGCGAAATGCCGAGCGCAGACAGCAGGGCCATGAGCGCATCCGCGTAATCCGTGGCGGCCGGCGTGCCGATCGCAAAGGGGCTGCTTTGTCCATAGCCGGGGGCGTCCCATGCAATCACCCGATGGTGGATGCGCAGTGCGGCGAACTGCGCACGGTATCCCGCCGAGCTCGAACCAATGCCATGCAGCAGCACGATGGCGGGCGCGCGCTCGTCGCCGGCAGCCCGATACGTGATGACCCGTTTATCGCCGAGGGTGGGGAGATGCAATGGTGCCTGTTCGACGGCGGGCAACGAGGATTCAAGTAGATGGCTATCTGTTTCAGTCATGATGGGAGTTGGGCCGATATATCAATCGCTTTAACTTGGGCAAATGCCCACTCACGCTTCTCTCAATGCAGCGGAGATCTCATGCGCAGTGGCCTTGAGGGTTTCTGCACAAGGGCCGTCAGCCGCGGCGTCGAAATGCTCTGCGGGGCCGATTGCGGTCAGTGCCAGCACGGCCAGTCCGCTCGGGGAAAGAATGGGCACGCTGATGGCGTTGGCGAGCACCCGGTCGTCATAGAACGGGCCGGGGCGCCTCGTCGCGACATGGGAAGCCCTTACGGATTCAAGTTCGCGTGCGAGTGATTCCGCGGTGTGGGGCAGTTCGTCAGACGCCTGGCGCCCGTTATCACGCAGCTCCGCAGTCACGGATCGATCGACTGCTTCGGGCGGAAGGAACGCCGCCAGCGCCAACCCCGAAGCGGACGACGTCAACGGCAGCACAAACCCCAGCGGCAGATCGGCGGCCACCGGCGTGGTGGCGGCTTGCCACGCGATTACCGTGGGACCGTGATTGCCCCACGCTACCAGCGCAAGTGTCTTGTCTAGCGTATGCGCGAGCCGCAACATGGCGCGGCCGGCCAGCCGGACAGCATGGGGCTGCGATTTCATCGCACCCTCCGTTCCGACCGGCGCGCGGCCGAGATCGTGCGGGTCGGCGACCAGATATTGCCCGCCACCGAATGCCAGCGGCCGCCGCGTGCTCTGGCGAATGGAATCCACTGCCCCAACAAAGATCACATGGTCTCCGCCTGGATAGCGGGAGACCACCTTGCACTCCAGCCATGCGCTGCAATCGCGCAGTAGCGGCAGCGCGCCGACCCCAAGGTCATAGTCGATGCCGGAGAATTTGTCCGGCGAGCGGGCTGCAAAGTGATTGGCGAGGTCGTATTGGTGCTCGGCCAGGATGTTGATTGTGAATCTGTCGGCATCCTTGAACGCCGAATGGCTTCCCGCGGATGTCGCCTGACTCCATAAAACGAGAGGCGGGTCCAGAGAGACCGATGAGAAGGAATTGGCGGTGAGGCCGTGCATGCCTCCCTCGGCGTCGCGGGTGGTGACCACGGTGACACCGGTTACGAAGGACCCTAATACGTCTCTCAACTGGCGTTTGTCGAACGTCCTTATTGAAGGGCGTTCGTGGTCTAACAGAATGCTTCCATTCATGACAGAACCTTTTGCGCCTCGCTGAACGCCGGCATGATGGACTCGTGAAACAGCCCGATCGATGTCTTTGCTTCGGAAACGGACATGTCCCCGAACATGAACGTGCCGATGAGGTAGTTGAAGGCGCCGTCGTGCGCCTGCTCCAGCAGCTTTTCACGAACGGTTTCCGGCCGGCCCACTACCGCGAGGCCCGATTCCAGGAGCGGCTCGATCGTCGGCGGAAGCTTCTGGTTGACCGGTTCCGTCCCGTGCTTCTTCCAGAGCTTGGAAAAGTTCGGGTAGAAGACCGACCATGCGCGCGAGGCAATTTTTATGGCCTCCTGGTCCGTTTCCGCGACCACAATGTAGCGATTCACGCCGATGAGCGGCTCAGGGGCGGACGGATGGCGTTTGGCGAATTCTTCGCGATATCGCTCGGTGATGGCTCGGACTCGCTGGACTGGGCCAGCGCACACGATGTTCATCTTCTCCTGGGCCGGCCATACCGTCGACTCCGGCGACGCCAGCGCGTACCAGGTCGGAGGCGGCGTCTGCAGCGGTTTGAGTTCGATCGGCATGTCGTTGAATTGCCAGAACGTCCCCTTATAGTCGAGGGTGTCCGAACTGAGATACCGCTTGATGATTTCATACGACTCGACGTATCGGGCCTGAGCCGTGGCCGGCTCGATACCGAGCGCCTCGATTTCGTGGGGTGAGGCGCCACGGCCCACGCCATACTCCAGGCGGCCGCCGCTCAGATTGTCGAGCATGCAAATTTCTTCGGCGAGACGCACGGGGTGGTGGATCGGGAGAATGTAGACGAGCGGAGACAGGCGCAGTTTTTTGGTGCGCTGCGCGGCAGCGGCAAGAAACACGTTTTGCGACGGGCAAGCGCTCAGCGTGGTCGCATGGTGTTCCGACATGTGATAGGCATGGAAACCGAGCCTGTCGTAAAGCTCGATAATCTGCATTCTATCTTCGTACTGCTTATGAATAGGTAGACCATTGCGATCATTTTGGTCAAATATACCGAATTTCATGATTTTTCCAGTAAGGTGCGAATTGAGTGATCTTCCGACTTGGCGCGAATTGGCGCGACTTAGTGCGCCGGAGATTTGCTGAATACCTGAAAGATGTTCTCTTCCGGATCCTTGTAGGTGGCAACGACGCCGTGCGTGCCCATGTCGCGCTGCGCGAGTAGCTGGCCACCCGCGGACAGGATTTTCTGCCGAACCTCGTTCTGGTCCTCCCCGGCGACCCGGAAGACGAGGATGGCCCCGACGGCTCCTTGTGCCGCTTCCTCCGCGGAACCCAATGCAAATGCGCTGCGCTGCAGGCGAAATTGAGTCCACTTGTTCTCGTCGCGAAACTGGACAGGCATCCCCAGCGCCGATACATAGAAATCTTCCAGCCTGGCCATATCCTTCGCGACCAGATAGACGCTTTGTATGTCAACTTCTGCCATGGCGGAACTCCGTTGAATGGTGATAACTGAGTTGATGCGATTGCCTGACCGGGAAGCGTCACGCTGTCTGTTGTGTTCCGCGCCCATAGGACAGTGTGTTCATCGGTATCTTCCGCGCAATGGGCCTGTCTGACGGCTCATTTGCCGAGAAAAACGACCGGAGCCGGTTCTTCGCCACGAGTGACGGCTTCTGCTCGTGCAGTTCGCCCTTTCCTGGCGTCTTCCGTTGTATGCAGCCCCATGGTGAGGTCGAGGATCAGCGAGTCGGCGCCGGGCACACCTCCGCCTGACCATGCCTTGAGAAGGGCGCGAATGGCGCCATACGAGCGCGTAGGGCCGTTGGCAAGCTTGATGGCGAGATCCTCGGCGACATTCTCGACCTGATCTTCGCCGACGACGAAGGCGGCCACGCCGAGCTGACCGGCGGTCGCGCCGGACATGGGTTCGCTCAGCATCGCGTAGCGCGTTGCATACGCACGACCCACTCTTTCCGCGAGGCGCTGCACGCCGCCCGCGACAGGTGCCGAGCCAACGGACGCTTCAATGCATCGGAAGGTGGCGTTCTCCGCCGCGACGATGAAGTCACAAGCGAGCGCCAGCTCGAATGCGCCGCCGAATGCTGCGCCGCGCACTGCGGCAATCGTCGGAATCTGGAGGGCTTCGATTGACCGGTAGGTATGGTGAATCTGCGATATGAAGGTCCGCCAATCATCGAAATCTTTGTCGATGAAATCGAGGACGTCGCCGCCCTTGCTGAAATCGGGACCCTGCGCACGGATCAGGAGCGACCGGATATCGGCTTTGCTGGCTTCCCGAACCGCGTTCTCAAGGCAGTCAGCGAAATCCGCCGCGATGAGATTCGAGGGAGGATTGGCCAACACGATATGGCCTACGTTCTGACGACGTTCAAAATAGATGCTTTCCATTGAAAGGAATCCTTAATAAATGATGGCGATCCTGAAACCTCGATGTCTCCTGCCAGGCGCTGCGCCGTCTGCATTCAACAATAGTGAACGCGTACAGCATAGTTGCATATTAGGATGCTGGCGGAGGCATGTCAACCCATTCGCCGATGACGGCATGCTGGGGATTGAGGTCAGTGATTGGGTTCATTGATGGCGCTAAGCTGGGCCTTCAACGTTCCAGCACACGCAATGGTGCGTTGCAGTTCAGGACATAGGCGAACTGTCGTTGTGGATATAGCATCCGTGACGGGTTCGATTTGCCTCGCGATTACGACGACCATCGTCGGCCCGCGGGCAGAAGCCGAACCAATGCAACACAGGAGTTTCGTCATGACGAAAACGAACACGCCCGGGTCGTTCACGCTCGGGGACCGTCAAGTGAGCCGGATGGGCTACGGTGCCATGCAACTCGCCGGCCCTGGCGTGTTCGGGCCGCCAAAGGATCGAGACGTGGCAATTGCCGTCCTGCGCGAGGCAGTCGCGAGCGGCGTCAACCATATCGATACGAGCGACTTCTACGGTCCCCATGTAACGAATCAGATCATTCGAGAGGCGCTGCATCCGTATCGTGACGACCTCACGATCGTCACCAAGGTCGGCGCCGTGCGCGGCAGCGATGCCTCCGTGAAACCGGCGCAGAGCCCGGTCGAACTCATCGCGGCCGTGCACGACAAGCTGGACGGCACGATCTGAACTTACGCAGGTGGACCTGCGCTTCTCGCATGGCCTGGCCAGAAAAGTTCGGCATAGGCGGTATTGGAGAATGTAATGAAGGCGATTGGTTATGCAGCAAAGGGGGGGGTCGAAGTCTTGACTGACCTTGAACTCCCGATACCTGAACCAGGCCCGCACGATTTGCGAGTCGCCGTGAGGGCGGTCTCGGTGAATCCTGTCGATGTGAAGCGCCGTCGCTGGGAGGATCCTTCGAATAGCAAACTTCCGCGCGTGTTGGGTTACGACGCCGCGGGTGTGGTCGAAGCGGTTGGACGCGAGGTCACGCTCTTCAAACCGGGTGACGAGGTCTTCTATGCGGGCGCGATGGACCGGCCCGGGACAAACTCGGAGTTTCACCTCGTCGACGAGCGGATCGTCGGGCCCAAGCCCGCCTCACTGTCGTTCGCGGAGGCGGCGGCTTTACCGCTTACTTCGATAACCGCGTGGGAAATGCTCTTCGACCGCATGAAGGTGCCGCGCGGCGTGCGCACACCCTGCGGCACGCTGCTCATTCTGAACGGAGCAGGTGGCGTAGGTTCCATGCTGATCCAGTTGGCGAACCGCCTCACGGGCCTCACCGTCATTGCAACGGCATCCCGGCCCGAAAGCGTCGAGTGGGTACGCAAGCTTGGCGCGAAGCACGTTGCCGATCACAGCAAGCCCATCGACGAAGCGCTGCACGCAATCGGCTTCAGTGGCGTGGACTATATCGGGGCGATCACTTCGACGCCCGGCAGCGCCCCCAGTCTCGCCCGCGCGATGAACCCGCAGGGCCATATCACGCTGATCGACAACTTTGACGACAGCATTGCGCCGTTCAAGCCGAAGAGCATCACTGTTTCGTGGGAGATGATGTTTACCCGGTCGCTCTTCCAGACAGCGGACATGGATGCCCAGCACCGCCTGCTGAAGGACGTGTCAGAGCTGCTCGATGCCGGCGTGCTGCGGACGACGCTCACGCACGTGGGCGGCCCGTTGACGGCAGCGAATCTTCGCCTGGCCCACGAGCGGATCGAAACGGGCAGGGCGATTGGAAAGACGGTGCTGGAAGGCTTCCGATGGTGATCGTCGCTTCTGCGTGGCGTGATCAGCGTCGCGTCATGAGCGGCTGTTAACACAAAGGATGACTGAACGATGTGGAAGGCACTGGTGGATGAGCATTCTCAGCAAAATGAACCAGAACCGGAATCTTCCCGGGGGGCGCGGTCCGCGATCCGTCGAAAGAACGGGAGGCAACCGCAGGCTGCAACGGACAAGCTCCGGAATATCATTCTTGAAGCCGCGGTAGCGCTTTACTATCGCGAGCCTGTCGAGTTGTTGAGTCTCGAGCGGCTCGCCAATCAAACGGGGCTCAGTAAGAGGCGCATCTATCGGGTTTTCGGATCGCGTAAGGCGTTTTTGCAAGCTTACGTGGACTGGCTTTGTGATCGTGAGCGCGCGCGGTGGCGGGACGCTGGACATCGATCTGGCGATGAGCCTGTTCAACACATGCTCGAGCTCTTTATCGATGTCGCGGTCGAACTGGCTTCCGATGGATATCAGCGCGGGCAACATCAGATGTCGGTGGTACAGCTCACCGAAGACACCGAAGAGGCGCATTCTGTCAGGCTATCGCATGCCAATCTTGGTCGGGAGTTTCGCGCACTATTGATGCGGCTGGCCGTTGCCGCGCATGCAGTGGATGCTGAGGCGTTGGCGGATACGTTGATGATGCTTTGGGAAGGGGCGACATCCAGTTTCAAATCAAGCGGCGATGCCCAGCGGGTCGCCCAGCGTCTGCCGATCCTGGTCGACCACATCATCAAGAGCTACGTGATTGAAGAAGTGTGAGGCAGAGGGCTACGGGCCCGGGGTGAACGATCCTAACTACCCGCAGAACTTGCAGGACGCACAGCAAAAGGCCGCGGTTGCCGGTGGCGCAAGTCAGTAAGGACAAGTCGGCGATGCGGCGCGAAAATCTGTGTCATGAACGACTGTTGCTGGATGCTCGTCGCGTAGCTTTGGTTCGAGACTTCGGCGCGATTTTTTCGGTGTCTTCGATTTCCGGGACGTTCAATTCTTCCATCAGGGCCAACGTGCGCAAACAGAACTCTGCACCACTAGCCCGCTCGGCCTCCGTAAAGTGCGCCATCGCAGGTGCGATCGAAGACTCTTCCGCAAGCTTCACAATCGCCTTTTCGACAACGTCGAGTCCCTTCCTGGTCAGAAGAACGATCGACCCACCGCCGTGACAGGGATCGGGCTGGCGTTCGACCATGCCAAGGCTCGCGAGCCGATCAATCTTTTTGGTTATGGCGCCCGAAGTAACGAGTAGGGATCGATAGAGATCGGTCGGCCGCTTTGCATACGGGTGGCCGCTACGGCGCAGCGCCAGCAGGACACGCATGTCTGACCCACTGATCCCCCAACGTTCCTGGCACATCTTGTCAAACGCAAGTTCGACGAGCGTACCGAGGCGCATAAAGTAAACCGCCAGCAAGAAGTTCGAAAGATCCAGATTGCCGTATTCGCGTTGCCATTGCAGGTTGATGAAGTCGACGAGGCTGCTACCCGGAGCATGTGACTTTGCGGCGGGTTCGGCGCGGCTAGTTTCGGCGCGGCCGGATTCGGCGCGGGTCGAGACGGCCTTCTTCCTGGTTCGAGCGGGCGTGGCTTGCTTGGGGGCGGTTGGGCTCATCTTTGCGGCTTCCTGGGAAGATCGTGCGATCGCGACCGATTGTAACTCAGCGACCGTAATCGTCCGCAGTGACGGGTTGTTCCATTCTTGAGATGAAGACATACCGGGTCGGCAATATCGCGTGCAAGCTTTTCATCCTGGTCCACGCACAAGACTCGCGCTCCGGCCTGTGTCAGTGCGTGGACCGTTGGCGCGCCAATGCCCTGGCCCGCACCCAGCACCACAAAACCTCGACCATCGAGGCGCAGGAGCGACAAGTAGTCTGGAACGGTATTGCTGACGCTATCGGCGGGCATCGGCACTCTCCTAGGCTTCGACGGCTTGGCGATGGGACGGTAACAGGTCTTGCCATGCCGTTCCGTCTTCGAGTTGCGCGTCACAGGCGCTTACACCACGCAGGTCGAGCCCGAGTGCGGCAGGCTGCTTGTCTTCCATCACGCGCTTAACAGACTCCATAAGCACGCGGCGAACTCGCACGACAGCCTGG
This genomic interval carries:
- a CDS encoding DNA-binding transcriptional regulator, MarR family; this translates as MSPTAPKQATPARTRKKAVSTRAESGRAETSRAEPAAKSHAPGSSLVDFINLQWQREYGNLDLSNFLLAVYFMRLGTLVELAFDKMCQERWGISGSDMRVLLALRRSGHPYAKRPTDLYRSLLVTSGAITKKIDRLASLGMVERQPDPCHGGGSIVLLTRKGLDVVEKAIVKLAEESSIAPAMAHFTEAERASGAEFCLRTLALMEELNVPEIEDTEKIAPKSRTKATRRASSNSRS
- a CDS encoding transcriptional regulator, TetR family, which codes for MWKALVDEHSQQNEPEPESSRGARSAIRRKNGRQPQAATDKLRNIILEAAVALYYREPVELLSLERLANQTGLSKRRIYRVFGSRKAFLQAYVDWLCDRERARWRDAGHRSGDEPVQHMLELFIDVAVELASDGYQRGQHQMSVVQLTEDTEEAHSVRLSHANLGREFRALLMRLAVAAHAVDAEALADTLMMLWEGATSSFKSSGDAQRVAQRLPILVDHIIKSYVIEEV